In Fibrobacter sp. UWR3, a genomic segment contains:
- a CDS encoding FISUMP domain-containing protein, whose product MKKQLFLQILVLAFLFVMASCGDDDSGFIARGDGSSLEDDSSDSEGDEDSADSKSGSSSSKKGSSSSGKGSSSGYSSSRSSSSSSVRSSSSVKSSSSSLASSSSIAYEDIPGKAIAGVYQGFVGHVVMPTIEVRALTSKLEYVDSTVSYVGKIDSIGYRFSVRGLPEDIEYAEIHVRVNDGTNSTIRYYVDEYAVVNLKGVDSLYVNSAMNFIYKRVKYLVREKGLSFDEAKAQAESDLRKAFYVEEAFHDLERIDVLHDETEGGYWAATIATTESISWLGNALRTDFWSDAFVTDGTLNLGDELASGLASTFYNCVGLACLGDVYSRHANRDRIRVNLIKFFDTVSGRGACTSDRAGDVFRVASDTSSSGFYTCDGKEWDRSTVMDRDMYKLDFPVCGTTEKTVIGASKFEYYCNGKGTWIEARPWSVDVPVKFRLNPDIDYGTMTDPRDGQTYATVKIGNKVWMAQNLNFKGYKNKEDEDSTLVANLSGGHICNSKKEAHCDVCGRLYDWAAVMNLNESMDSVTAKAMIVDPHQGICPDGWHIPSTDEFEHIITEYYSSNTDKTADMLRSRQGWGKSVPDKDPVGFSALPCGIYFNSLNMGWAFDDWGSEAYFAATPRYHLHTEITMSASFTGIGSYDNSSRHRHNSVRCVKNDD is encoded by the coding sequence ATGAAAAAACAATTGTTCCTGCAGATTCTTGTATTGGCGTTCCTGTTCGTCATGGCTTCCTGTGGTGACGACGATTCTGGCTTTATCGCCCGTGGCGACGGTTCCTCCCTGGAAGACGATTCGAGCGATTCCGAAGGTGACGAGGATTCTGCTGATTCCAAGAGTGGTTCCAGTTCCAGCAAGAAAGGTTCAAGTTCCAGCGGCAAAGGGTCTTCGTCCGGTTATTCGTCCTCCCGCTCGTCCAGTTCTTCGAGTGTACGCAGTTCCTCTTCCGTGAAATCCTCCAGTTCTTCGCTGGCAAGCTCATCTTCCATCGCTTACGAGGACATTCCCGGGAAGGCGATTGCGGGCGTGTACCAAGGCTTTGTCGGGCATGTGGTAATGCCTACCATCGAGGTACGTGCGCTGACAAGCAAACTGGAATATGTGGATTCTACGGTTTCGTACGTGGGAAAGATTGACTCTATTGGGTACCGGTTCAGTGTCCGGGGGCTCCCCGAAGATATCGAGTACGCCGAGATACACGTTAGGGTGAATGACGGCACGAACTCTACGATAAGGTACTACGTAGACGAGTATGCGGTAGTCAACCTGAAGGGGGTGGATTCCCTGTATGTGAATTCGGCGATGAACTTTATCTACAAGAGGGTAAAGTACCTGGTGCGCGAAAAAGGCTTGTCGTTTGACGAAGCCAAGGCGCAGGCGGAAAGCGACTTGCGAAAGGCCTTCTATGTCGAAGAGGCCTTCCATGACCTGGAAAGGATTGATGTGCTGCATGACGAGACGGAAGGTGGGTACTGGGCGGCGACAATTGCAACGACGGAATCCATCTCTTGGTTGGGTAATGCGTTGCGGACTGATTTCTGGTCGGATGCCTTTGTTACAGACGGTACGCTCAACCTGGGGGATGAACTTGCTTCCGGGCTGGCCAGCACGTTCTACAACTGTGTCGGTCTCGCTTGCTTGGGGGACGTCTATTCTAGGCATGCGAACCGTGACCGCATAAGGGTGAACCTGATAAAGTTCTTCGATACGGTCAGTGGGCGCGGTGCCTGTACTTCGGACCGTGCAGGGGATGTCTTCAGGGTCGCGTCCGATACCTCCTCGTCCGGTTTCTATACCTGCGATGGAAAGGAGTGGGACCGTTCTACCGTTATGGATAGGGATATGTACAAGTTGGATTTTCCGGTCTGCGGAACTACGGAAAAGACGGTCATTGGCGCCTCTAAGTTTGAATACTATTGCAATGGGAAGGGAACGTGGATTGAGGCTCGCCCTTGGTCGGTTGATGTCCCTGTAAAGTTCCGGCTCAATCCGGATATCGACTACGGGACTATGACCGACCCGCGTGATGGGCAGACATACGCGACTGTGAAAATAGGGAACAAGGTATGGATGGCACAGAACCTGAACTTCAAGGGCTACAAGAACAAGGAAGACGAGGACAGTACGCTTGTTGCGAACTTGAGCGGCGGCCACATCTGCAATAGCAAGAAGGAAGCGCATTGCGATGTGTGCGGAAGGCTGTACGACTGGGCTGCCGTCATGAACCTCAACGAATCCATGGATTCCGTCACGGCGAAGGCGATGATTGTAGACCCGCACCAGGGCATTTGTCCCGATGGTTGGCACATCCCCAGTACGGATGAATTTGAGCATATCATTACGGAATACTATAGCAGCAACACGGACAAGACTGCCGATATGCTGAGGTCTAGGCAGGGCTGGGGCAAGTCGGTCCCGGACAAGGACCCGGTAGGTTTTTCGGCGTTGCCCTGTGGCATATATTTTAATTCCTTGAACATGGGATGGGCTTTTGATGATTGGGGATCTGAGGCGTATTTTGCTGCCACGCCAAGATACCATTTACACACTGAAATTACCATGAGCGCGAGCTTTACGGGCATTGGAAGTTACGACAACAGTTCCCGGCATAGGCATAACTCTGTTCGATGCGTAAAGAACGACGACTAG
- a CDS encoding bile acid:sodium symporter family protein produces the protein MLKIIRAISRFLSTYTSLVVIGAAVVAFFLPVAFGWVHGNTSSIILGVIMLSMGLTITVDDVKNLMKQPLHILLGACAQYTIMPLVAFTLTKVFGLDPYLAVGIILVGCCPGGVSSNVMSFLAKGDVTYSVSMTMVSTLLAPLMTPLLVLWLADTSIDVNAKGMFLNILYVTVAPILVGFVCNYFLGKNPVFKEVRANMPAVSVIGLALIVGGVIVTVRPHLLTNGLSLLFLVLAVVFFHNGLGYVLGYTVGRIFKFNTAKKRTIAIEVGVQNAGMATVLAAAFFANPENVAAHPEAAICVVPCAISCAYHSISGTIVAEFFARRDR, from the coding sequence ATGCTCAAGATTATCAGGGCTATCAGCCGTTTCCTTTCTACCTATACATCTCTGGTCGTCATCGGCGCCGCGGTGGTCGCCTTTTTCCTCCCGGTCGCGTTCGGCTGGGTTCACGGCAACACGAGTTCCATCATCCTGGGCGTCATCATGCTCAGCATGGGTCTTACCATCACCGTCGACGACGTGAAGAACCTCATGAAGCAGCCGCTCCACATTCTGCTCGGGGCCTGCGCGCAGTACACCATCATGCCGCTGGTGGCCTTCACCCTCACCAAGGTTTTCGGGCTCGACCCGTACCTGGCCGTGGGCATAATCCTTGTGGGTTGCTGCCCGGGTGGCGTCTCGAGCAACGTGATGAGCTTCCTTGCCAAAGGGGACGTGACGTATTCCGTGAGCATGACGATGGTCTCGACCTTGCTTGCCCCGCTCATGACCCCGCTGCTCGTGCTCTGGCTTGCCGATACGAGCATCGACGTGAACGCGAAGGGGATGTTCCTGAACATCCTGTACGTGACGGTTGCACCGATTCTGGTTGGCTTTGTTTGCAACTATTTCCTGGGCAAGAACCCTGTGTTCAAGGAAGTGCGTGCGAATATGCCCGCGGTTAGCGTGATTGGCCTTGCGCTGATTGTGGGCGGTGTCATCGTGACGGTGCGCCCGCACCTGCTTACGAACGGGCTTTCGCTGTTGTTCCTCGTGCTTGCGGTGGTGTTTTTCCACAACGGGCTCGGCTACGTGCTGGGCTATACCGTCGGGCGCATCTTCAAGTTCAACACCGCAAAGAAGCGCACCATCGCTATCGAAGTGGGCGTGCAGAATGCGGGCATGGCGACCGTGCTTGCGGCTGCCTTCTTCGCGAACCCCGAGAACGTGGCTGCCCACCCGGAGGCAGCGATTTGCGTGGTTCCGTGTGCCATCAGCTGCGCGTACCATTCCATAAGCGGCACGATTGTCGCGGAGTTCTTTGCGCGCCGTGACCGGTAA